From Gemmatimonadaceae bacterium, a single genomic window includes:
- a CDS encoding NUDIX hydrolase has translation MERHTGEPRKRPRAKLETSAGGVVYRLENGEPVFLLIRDSYRNWGFPKGHLEDAEAPHVAAVREVREETGLDDVELDGEIDTIDWFFRFRGKLVHKVCHFYLMHTEREDTVPQKEEGITACKWARFDEAARLVSYANAREVLLRANAMVQGIDLSLDPAEPPRRTPGGTPVITPIASPVVTADPAMPPRELPQS, from the coding sequence ATGGAACGCCACACCGGCGAACCGCGTAAACGTCCCCGCGCCAAGCTGGAGACGTCCGCCGGTGGCGTGGTCTATCGCCTCGAGAATGGCGAGCCGGTGTTCCTGCTCATTCGCGACAGCTATCGCAACTGGGGCTTCCCCAAGGGACATCTCGAAGACGCCGAAGCACCGCACGTGGCCGCGGTGCGCGAGGTGCGCGAAGAGACCGGTCTCGACGATGTCGAGCTCGATGGTGAAATCGATACCATCGACTGGTTCTTTCGTTTCCGCGGGAAGCTCGTGCACAAGGTCTGTCACTTTTACCTCATGCACACCGAGCGCGAAGACACGGTGCCGCAGAAGGAAGAGGGGATCACCGCCTGCAAGTGGGCGCGGTTCGATGAAGCCGCGCGCCTGGTGAGCTACGCCAACGCGCGCGAGGTGCTCCTGCGCGCCAACGCGATGGTGCAGGGGATCGACCTGTCGCTCGACCCGGCCGAACCACCGCGCCGCACACCCGGCGGCACACCGGTCATCACGCCGATCGCGTCGCCGGTCGTGACGGCCGATCCGGCGATGCCCCCGCGCGAGCTCCCGCAGTCGTGA
- a CDS encoding RNA polymerase sigma factor RpoD/SigA, with protein sequence MTEVKRKRRRATPAGIAPSEPERDILDQYLYEVSTYPLLKAAEEIELAKKIRAGDQDALQELVKRNLRFVISVAKKYQNRGLPLIDLIGEGNVGLLTAARKFDPDQGVKFISYAVWWIRQAILSSLARQGRTVRVPLNRTADLSRIIKASEILRQKLRREPSPEELAQVTGLSVDVVQSLAALNTGDVRLDAPMDPDGDRSLIERFVADEMPDTEEEAMNRFLTDEIEQALSTLPPRDAKVLRLYFGLEGGREHTLEEIGSMLGVTRERVRQLRDRALKRLREGDVGRALSSFAA encoded by the coding sequence ATGACTGAAGTCAAGCGGAAGCGCCGCCGGGCCACCCCCGCGGGCATCGCCCCCAGCGAGCCGGAACGCGACATCCTCGACCAGTATCTCTACGAGGTCTCGACCTATCCGCTCCTCAAGGCCGCGGAAGAAATCGAGCTCGCCAAGAAGATTCGTGCCGGTGATCAGGATGCGCTGCAGGAGCTGGTCAAGCGTAACCTCCGCTTCGTCATCTCCGTCGCCAAGAAGTATCAGAACCGTGGCCTCCCGCTCATCGATCTGATCGGTGAAGGCAACGTCGGGCTGCTCACCGCGGCGCGAAAGTTCGATCCCGATCAGGGCGTCAAGTTCATCTCCTACGCCGTGTGGTGGATTCGGCAGGCCATCCTGTCGTCGCTCGCGCGCCAGGGGCGCACGGTGCGCGTGCCGCTCAATCGGACCGCCGACCTCTCGCGCATCATCAAGGCGTCGGAAATCCTCCGCCAGAAGCTGCGCCGCGAGCCGTCGCCCGAAGAGCTCGCGCAGGTCACCGGCCTGTCCGTGGATGTCGTGCAGTCGCTCGCTGCGCTCAATACCGGCGATGTGCGCCTCGACGCCCCGATGGACCCGGATGGCGATCGCTCCCTCATCGAGCGCTTCGTCGCCGATGAAATGCCCGACACGGAAGAGGAAGCCATGAATCGCTTCCTCACCGATGAAATCGAGCAGGCGCTCTCCACGCTCCCGCCGCGCGATGCCAAGGTGCTCCGGCTCTACTTCGGTCTCGAAGGCGGGCGCGAGCATACGCTCGAAGAGATCGGCTCGATGCTTGGCGTGACCCGCGAGCGCGTGCGTCAGCTCCGCGACCGGGCGCTCAAGCGCCTGCGGGAAGGGGATGTGGGGCGGGCGCTGAGCAGCTTCGCGGCGTAA